The nucleotide window AGCGCAGCGGCTGACAGGCCGTGGGCGATCATCTGTACCACCGCGCCCTGGAACGCCAGCTGGCTGCCGGTGTAGATGGCAATCAGCACGAAGCCCATGTGCGAAATGGAGGTATACGCGATAAGACGTTTGATATCGGTTTGCGAAAATGCCATCCAGGCACCGTAGAAGATACCGATGATACCCAGCCACATGGCAACAGGCGCAAACTCTGCCGAGGCGTTCGGAAACAGCGGCAGGCTGAAGCGCAGCAGGCCGTAAGCAGCGGTTTTCAGCAGAATACCGGCCAGATCCACAGAACCGGCGGTCGGTGCCTGACTGTGAGCATCCGGCAGCCAGCCGTGTAGCGGAACCACCGGCATTTTCACCGCGAAAGCGATGAAGAAGCCCAGCATCAGCAGGAATTCTACATGACGCGACATTGGCGTTTTCAGCAGCGTTTCATAGCTGAAGGTCCAGACGCCGGTGGCGTTGTAGTGCACAAACACCAGCGCCAGAATGGCAATCAGCATGACCAGGCCCGAGGCCTGCGTATAGATAAAGAATTTGGTGGCCGCGGTGATACGGGTTTTGCCGTCAGACGCTTTATGTCCCCAGAGTGCGATGAGGAAATACATCGGCACCAGCATCATCTCCCAGAAGAAGAAGAACAGGAACATATCGATGGCCAGGAACACGCCGATGACGCCACCGAGGATCCACATCAGGTTAAGGTGGAAGAAACCCTGATATTTTTCGATTTCGTTCCATGAACAGAGTACCGCCATCAGACCCAGCAGGCCGGTCAGCACCACCATCAGCAGCGACAGGCCATCCAGCGCCAGATGGAAGTTAATGCCAAAGCGCGGGATCCACGACACCAGGAAAGTGGACTGCCACTGCGGCAGACCGGACGCCTGCGTCAGCGAATAGCCTCCCTGCAGCCACAGCTGCAGACCCAGAGCCAGCGTCAGCCCCATCGTAATCAGCGCGATCCAGCGCGGCACCTTCGCGCCAAGGCGCTCAGCCAGCCAGCACAGCAGGCCACCGACAAAGGGTATAATTATTAGCCAAGGTAATAACACGGCGTACATTCCCTAATCTTTGTCCTGGTTCGGGCAGCTGACCTGCCCGGACGTCCGACAATTTTGAACATGCTCAGGTGGGGCACCCGGTCACGGCGCGCCCCGCTCATCAATCTTAAATCACCAGCATCAGCGCCAGCACCACGACGGCACCCACGCTCATGGAAGCCACATACCAGCGCAAATAACCGTTTTCACTCACTACCAGACCTTTGTTTCCGACGCGCGACAGCAGCGCAGGAATGTTCATCAGCGAGTTCAGCGGATCGCGCTGCAGCAGCCAGGCAATGCCGAGGTAAGGTTTAACAAACACCTTATCGTACAGCCAGTCGAAGCCCCAGGCGGCGAACCACCAGGTGCCAAAGAAACGGCCTGGCGCGCTGTTGGCCACGCGGGTCACCAGCTGGCGTTTGCCCAGCCACAGCGCCGCAGCGATCAGAATACCGATAATGGCCACTGCACCGGAGGTGATTTCCAGCGCCACTTTGCCCGCTTCGCCGAAGCGATTTTCCGGCAGTACGCCCGCCAGCGGTGGCGTAATCAGCGCGCCAACGAAGGTAGAGAGCACCAGCAGCACAATCAGTGGCAGATGATGGGTAATGCCTTTTCCGGCATGAGCATGAATTTTCTCTTCGCCGTGGAACACGATGAAGATCATGCGGAAGGTATAAATGGAGGTCAGGAAGGCGCCCACCAGACCGGCAATCATCAGGTTGATGTGACCATTGGCCAGCGCGCCAAACAGGATCTCATCTTTACTGTAGAAGCCCGCGGTAATCAGCGGCAGGGCCGCCAGCGCGGCGCCCCCCACGAGGAAGCAGACATAGACCAGCGGAATGCTTTTACGCAGGCCGCCCATTTTAAAGATGTTCTGCTCGTGGTGGCAGGCCAGGATCACGGAACCCGACGAGAGGAACAGCAGCGCTTTAAAGAACGCATGCGTCATCAGGTGGAAAATGGCCGCATCCCATGCCTGGACACCCAGCGCAAGGAACATGTAGCCAATCTGACTCATGGTCGAATAGGCCAGCACGCGTTTGATGTCGGTCTGAACCAGCGCGGCGAACCCTGCCAGTACCAGCGTAATTGCCCCAACAATGCCCACCAGATGCAGCACATCTGGCGTCAGCAGGAACAGGCCGTGGGTACGGGCAATCAGATAAACACCGGCGGTTACCATGGTAGCGGCGTGAATCAGTGCGGAGACCGGCGTCGGGCCTGCCATCGCATCGGCCAGCCAGGTCTGCAGCGGCAGCTGAGCCGATTTACCCACCGCACCACCCAGCAGCATCAGGGTAGCCCATTGCAGCATGTGGTTGTCAGCGGCAAAGTGCGCCGGTGCCAGCGCCATCAGCTCGCGGAAGTTCAGCGTGCCCAGCTCGTTATAAAGGATGAACAGCGCAAAGGCGAGGAACACATCCCCGACGCGGGTAATGATAAACGCCTTCATGGCCGCTTTGCCGTTTTCCGGATTGCTGTAATAGAAGCCAATCAGCAGATACGAGCACAGCCCCACGCCTTCCCAGCCCAGATACATCAGCATCAGGTTATCGGCCAGTACCAGCACCACCATGCTGGCGATGAACAGGTTGGTGTAAGCAAAGAAGCGTGAATAGCCCTCTTCACCGCGCATGTACCAGGAGGCAAACATGTGAATGAAGAAGCCGACGCCGGTCACCACAGAGAGCATGGTCAGCGACAGACCGTCCAGCACCAGGTTAACTTTGATGTCAAAGTTGCCGACGTGCATCCAGGTCCA belongs to Candidatus Pantoea soli and includes:
- the nuoM gene encoding NADH-quinone oxidoreductase subunit M, translating into MLLPWLIIIPFVGGLLCWLAERLGAKVPRWIALITMGLTLALGLQLWLQGGYSLTQASGLPQWQSTFLVSWIPRFGINFHLALDGLSLLMVVLTGLLGLMAVLCSWNEIEKYQGFFHLNLMWILGGVIGVFLAIDMFLFFFFWEMMLVPMYFLIALWGHKASDGKTRITAATKFFIYTQASGLVMLIAILALVFVHYNATGVWTFSYETLLKTPMSRHVEFLLMLGFFIAFAVKMPVVPLHGWLPDAHSQAPTAGSVDLAGILLKTAAYGLLRFSLPLFPNASAEFAPVAMWLGIIGIFYGAWMAFSQTDIKRLIAYTSISHMGFVLIAIYTGSQLAFQGAVVQMIAHGLSAAALFILCGQLYERLHTRDMRQMGGLWSRIKWIPGLSLFFAVANLGMPGTGNFVGEFMILTGSFQVVPVIIVIATFGLVFASVYSLVMMQRAYYGEAKSKEPLAGMSSREFLTIGVLVVLLVLLGIYPQPILDTSHAAMSNIQQWFTASISTTRP
- the nuoL gene encoding NADH-quinone oxidoreductase subunit L, encoding MNLLYLTVLFPLIGFLLLAFSRGRWSENLSAAVGMGSVGLAALTTIFVGMDFFSQGQQPFTQALWTWMHVGNFDIKVNLVLDGLSLTMLSVVTGVGFFIHMFASWYMRGEEGYSRFFAYTNLFIASMVVLVLADNLMLMYLGWEGVGLCSYLLIGFYYSNPENGKAAMKAFIITRVGDVFLAFALFILYNELGTLNFRELMALAPAHFAADNHMLQWATLMLLGGAVGKSAQLPLQTWLADAMAGPTPVSALIHAATMVTAGVYLIARTHGLFLLTPDVLHLVGIVGAITLVLAGFAALVQTDIKRVLAYSTMSQIGYMFLALGVQAWDAAIFHLMTHAFFKALLFLSSGSVILACHHEQNIFKMGGLRKSIPLVYVCFLVGGAALAALPLITAGFYSKDEILFGALANGHINLMIAGLVGAFLTSIYTFRMIFIVFHGEEKIHAHAGKGITHHLPLIVLLVLSTFVGALITPPLAGVLPENRFGEAGKVALEITSGAVAIIGILIAAALWLGKRQLVTRVANSAPGRFFGTWWFAAWGFDWLYDKVFVKPYLGIAWLLQRDPLNSLMNIPALLSRVGNKGLVVSENGYLRWYVASMSVGAVVVLALMLVI